The Pantoea vagans genome contains the following window.
CCCTTGTGCGCCAGGCAACATCACCGTGCGCCCACCAAAGGTGATCACGTTCTGTTTGACAATAGCCCGCTGAATACGGTCAGAGGTGGACTGATAATCACCGCCCCACTTCTGCCCTGCACGTTGCAGCGCCCATGCAATCAACACATCGCCATCGGACGCGTTGTTTTTATCCGCAATCGGATTGGCTGCACCTGGCGTGTAACGCCAGTAGAACAGATCATTCTGTGGATTGCGTAAATGGCTACGCGTCCACTGCCACAGCTTATCAAAAGTGGCACGATCGTCGTTTGCCACCGCCAGTAACATGCCGTAGCCCTGACCTTCGGTGTGGCTGACATTGTTGTTAGCCGTATCGCTGATACGGCCATCGCTGCTCATAAAACGGCTTTTAAAGGTACTCCAGCCGTCTGCGGCCGCCTGGGCGCTAAAAAACATCACCATGAAACACAGCATCCATTGACGCCAGAACCGCATCACTTTCATCACAGCATCCTATTGATATCGATAATGCAACGTACCGCCGTCGTTCTTCTCGAACGTGACCGGCACCGCCGCACTGCCACCTTGCGCCTGTAACCACTGGGCATAAACGCCCGCCAGCACGGCGCTTAAAGCCAATTGCCAGCGCTCAGCATCCACATTGCTGTCGCCCTGCGGCAGCGCGTGGTGCTGAATGAGAATCGCATTTTCCTGCGGTTGCAGTTGGCTGAAACCCCAGTTGAAACGGGCCAGCTGCAGATTTATTTCGCGCTCCAGATCCTGCACGGTGCGCGCTTCTGCTAAAGGATAGCGTTTTGCCAGCGATGCGCCCACGTCGATGAGAAAACCTTCCGCTTCCTCACCCGCATTGTTCAACATGCTTTCAATCATCACGCTGACCAGGTCGAACCAACCTGGCTGATGTGGATGGCTGACGCGCGCGGTTACTTGCTCACTCATTAGTTGTCTCCGAACATGTAACGGAAGTACAGATTCGCTGTGCTCTCGTTGTAATCGCCAAAGGTGTCGTAGCCTAACTGGCCGCCAATGGTGACATCTTTGTTGATCTTGTAATCGGCACCGGCATGCAGGTTGTAGCCGATACCGTTTTTGCTGTCGCCGCTGTAATAGGCACTCTTCACATAACCCTGATCGGCCAGGCTCTGCATTTGCGCCTGGTATGTCGGATCATTCGGGAAGTAGGCGCTCTTATCCTGGCTGTACGACTGATAACCCACCGAACCGCCGACGTTCACTTTCAGGTCGTCAAACTTGCGGGTGAATTCGATAGGGAATGACACCGACGCATAGTTTTGCGGGCTGAAGTAACCGCCCTGGCCGTAGCTGAAGTAGCTGAGGTTTTTCGAGAAGTCCATCCACGACAAACTCATCCCGGCTTTCAGTTCGCGGTCATCGGAGTGGAACGGACGCACATAGGCACCGGCGGTCGCCTGCACGCTATTGTTGCTTGCCACGTTTTCACCGATGTAGCTGTACGCACCACCGCCCACATAGAAACCGGCATCGCCGTTATCGTAGCTCAGTAAAGCGTTACCGCCGTTTTTGGTGACGCGGCCCCAGCGCTTACCGCTGGTTTTGTCTTCGACGCCAACGTAAGAGAGCAGGCTGTCAGTCATCGCGCGACGTTCACCGGTGAGGATCAACGTCAGGAAGTCAGTCAACTTCGGCGACCACTGCACACCACCGACCAGCGTGCTCAGATCCTGCCCGAGCGGGGTACTGCCGAGGTCAATCTTGTAGCTGTCGCCTTTCAATGCCAGGTTCAACTCAACGCCGGTGGCCTTCTGCGAATCGGTGGACGAGGAAGGCACATCGTCAATTTTGGCATCGCCCGAGGCCACCACATTCCCCTGCACCAGGGCGTTGGTGCCGAAGCGACGCCATGCGTCACCGGCCGCACTGCCTGCCGTCAGAGAAACCGGGGTCATAGTGAAGTCAAAGCGTGACTCGCCAAACGGCACGGTGGAGAAAGTCAGCGGCGCTTTGGCTTCGGTCAGTTTACTCAGACCCGATTCGCCATCACGACCGCGCACCTGCATTTGCCCCTGCACCCAAGTACCGGTTTTTTCTTGCAAATCGTCCATCATGTTGTCGATTTGACGCAGCGTCTGGCTCTGCTGCACCGCTGGCGTATTACTTGCCAGCGTCACGCCTGCGGCACTGCTGGTGGAGGCATCCGGTGCTGACTGCCAGGGCATAACTGCGCCATAGGCAGAAGGAGAACCTGAAACCGGCGATGTGCTGCGGTTGATGAACGGGTTGTCGGCCAAGGCCAGACCACCAACGCTCGGGACGCTGCCCGTCTGTGCACCTTGCAGGCCAATCAACTGACCGCGTGCGGTGCGCAAGTAACTCATCGCCTGGCTGTGCTCGCCGTTGGCTTCTGCCACACGCGCCAGCAGCAGCAGACGGTCTGGCGTCTGCTCATTGCGCAGGCCACGCGTTAAGGTATTCGCCTTATTCACATCATTATTAGCCA
Protein-coding sequences here:
- the bcsD gene encoding cellulose biosynthesis protein BcsD; the encoded protein is MSEQVTARVSHPHQPGWFDLVSVMIESMLNNAGEEAEGFLIDVGASLAKRYPLAEARTVQDLEREINLQLARFNWGFSQLQPQENAILIQHHALPQGDSNVDAERWQLALSAVLAGVYAQWLQAQGGSAAVPVTFEKNDGGTLHYRYQ